A single genomic interval of Spirosoma linguale DSM 74 harbors:
- a CDS encoding oxidoreductase domain protein (PFAM: oxidoreductase domain protein~KEGG: bra:BRADO7044 oxidoreductase) — protein MARYIRLYGLSRTIAKVRAHYHMNRVYSQTSSLPVPAGPTRKHVGILGCGKFAYANVAYYVRRHFGAVIRGVMDTDLNKAISLAQRYQADYYTTNADDVLNDPHIDLIYIVSNHASHAEYAIAAIRKGKAVHIEKPHVVNADQLIRLCAAINEHNGRVRLGFNRPESPLGLLLKQQMDAQAGPAMINWFVAGHAITPGHWYFAEEEGGRILGNLCHWIDFTLRLIPVASRYPVQIIPTRAQRSDCDISVSYLFGDGSIATITFSAKGHTFEGVRETLNVHKGNLLAQLTDFQRLRLDIGPVVCHRRLWFRDHGHRRSILDSYLMRGDKSKHETVAMIRETGWLMLKTREALETTTVITVTANFSR, from the coding sequence GTGGCTCGTTACATACGCTTGTATGGTCTCTCCAGAACGATTGCCAAAGTGCGGGCGCACTACCACATGAATAGGGTGTATTCCCAAACATCGTCGCTGCCGGTACCGGCAGGGCCAACCAGGAAGCACGTTGGGATACTTGGCTGCGGGAAATTCGCCTATGCCAATGTTGCGTATTATGTACGTCGACATTTTGGAGCGGTTATCCGGGGCGTTATGGACACGGATCTGAACAAAGCAATTTCGCTGGCGCAGCGTTACCAGGCAGATTATTACACGACTAACGCCGATGATGTACTGAATGACCCGCACATCGACCTGATTTACATTGTCTCGAATCATGCGTCACATGCCGAATACGCCATTGCTGCCATTCGGAAAGGCAAAGCCGTTCATATTGAAAAGCCGCACGTAGTCAATGCCGATCAGTTGATTCGACTTTGTGCCGCCATTAACGAGCATAATGGGCGCGTTCGGTTGGGGTTCAACCGGCCCGAAAGCCCACTGGGTCTGCTGCTTAAACAGCAAATGGACGCTCAGGCAGGTCCGGCCATGATTAACTGGTTTGTTGCAGGCCACGCCATTACCCCCGGCCACTGGTATTTTGCGGAGGAAGAAGGCGGGCGAATTCTGGGCAATCTGTGCCACTGGATTGACTTTACATTACGGTTGATTCCGGTCGCCAGCCGCTATCCCGTTCAGATTATCCCGACGCGTGCCCAGCGGTCCGACTGCGACATTAGTGTGTCTTATCTGTTTGGTGATGGCTCCATCGCAACCATCACTTTTTCGGCGAAAGGGCACACGTTTGAGGGGGTTCGGGAAACGCTGAATGTCCATAAAGGGAATCTGCTGGCCCAATTGACCGACTTCCAGCGTTTACGGCTGGATATTGGCCCCGTTGTGTGTCACCGGCGATTATGGTTTCGGGATCACGGACACCGGCGGTCTATTCTTGATAGTTACTTAATGCGGGGGGATAAGTCAAAGCATGAAACGGTGGCAATGATCCGGGAGACGGGCTGGCTCATGCTCAAAACCAGGGAAGCACTGGAGACAACGACGGTCATTACCGTGACGGCCAATTTTTCGCGATAA
- a CDS encoding glycosyl transferase group 1 (PFAM: glycosyl transferase group 1~KEGG: rsp:RSP_4093 glycosyl transferase, group 1) — protein MKIVMSADWFYPAQVGGSANTIYWQAKALTAEGHQVSIVATSQNIDKSVPRNRWLPMDCGRVIYTKNLHFYLPFRHILYGLKAIRKADIVHVNSLFYPASFVWIIACRLRGKPVVWSPHGELSPAALRFRPYLKRCLLLLFRCVSAGVLFHATSVDEVRQIQRRFGARVQVAKLRTMMELPLPVVRVARPYLLFMGRLHPIKGIERLLEALAGSDVFLKSSYSLQIAGPDTDKAYTRKLKDQVDRLGLSAKVCFIGAVQGKVKEHIYANAHVLILPSHAENFGNVVIESLAQGTPVIASTNTPWQVLETKQTGRWVPNDAESLQKAVEMFLTMTPDQYAGYRARAAQLARIDYTIHAHVALWSDVYQAASAQHRSVW, from the coding sequence ATGAAAATAGTTATGTCAGCCGACTGGTTTTACCCGGCGCAGGTCGGCGGTTCGGCCAATACAATCTACTGGCAGGCAAAGGCCTTAACGGCGGAGGGTCATCAGGTATCTATCGTGGCTACTTCGCAGAATATCGACAAATCAGTACCGCGCAATCGCTGGCTGCCGATGGACTGCGGCCGGGTTATTTATACCAAAAATCTGCATTTCTATTTGCCTTTCAGGCATATTCTTTACGGTTTGAAAGCCATCCGAAAGGCCGATATCGTGCATGTGAACAGCCTTTTTTATCCCGCTTCGTTTGTTTGGATTATAGCCTGTCGGTTGCGCGGGAAACCGGTAGTGTGGTCGCCCCACGGCGAATTGAGCCCGGCGGCATTACGGTTTCGACCTTATCTGAAGCGGTGTCTGCTGCTGCTGTTTCGGTGCGTAAGCGCCGGGGTGCTGTTTCATGCTACTTCAGTGGATGAGGTGAGGCAGATCCAGCGTCGTTTCGGGGCGCGTGTTCAGGTTGCAAAGCTCAGAACAATGATGGAACTGCCGCTGCCGGTGGTACGCGTGGCGCGGCCTTACCTGCTGTTTATGGGACGATTGCATCCAATAAAAGGTATTGAGCGGCTGTTGGAGGCTCTCGCCGGATCAGACGTGTTTCTCAAAAGTTCTTATTCGTTGCAAATCGCAGGTCCGGATACCGACAAAGCCTATACCCGAAAGCTGAAAGACCAGGTAGACAGGCTGGGCCTTTCGGCAAAGGTGTGTTTTATCGGCGCTGTTCAAGGGAAGGTCAAAGAACATATTTATGCTAATGCCCATGTACTGATTCTGCCATCGCATGCCGAGAATTTTGGTAATGTAGTGATCGAATCGCTGGCGCAGGGAACCCCCGTTATTGCCTCGACAAATACCCCCTGGCAAGTCCTTGAAACGAAGCAAACCGGCCGTTGGGTCCCGAACGATGCCGAATCGCTCCAGAAGGCCGTCGAGATGTTCCTGACCATGACGCCTGACCAGTATGCGGGGTATCGGGCGAGAGCCGCTCAGCTGGCCCGAATCGATTACACGATCCATGCGCATGTCGCCCTCTGGTCGGATGTATACCAAGCTGCCAGCGCACAGCATAGATCGGTATGGTGA
- a CDS encoding glycosyl transferase group 1 (PFAM: glycosyl transferase group 1~KEGG: see:SNSL254_A2265 second mannosyl transferase), translating to MTVLYLFRCPGSGYSLEYLFAGIRTEMATCGLQTMAVHLPHISRGVRKVWQNLRFVKQLTADVFHITGDVHYAALALPASRTILTIHDCFLLEHNRHRPLRYAVFWLLWYYLPIRRAGVVTAVSEKTRQELIHYVGRVARHVQVIPNGYDPVFKHSEKPFCHTRPTLLQIGTAAHKNVTRLVKAIEGICCTLILVGPLSSDLLSELDKRGITYRNYVDLSRADIIQLYANCDIVTFVSTYEGFGLPILEANAVGRVVLTSDRSPMREVAADAAHLVNPTDTDAIRQGVLRLIRDDRYRQRLLDNGRQNARRFTTALAVQRYREVYNDVSFAHGSTPSFS from the coding sequence ACGATGGCTGTTCATTTGCCCCACATCAGTCGGGGGGTGCGTAAGGTCTGGCAAAACCTGCGTTTTGTGAAGCAGCTCACCGCCGACGTTTTTCACATCACCGGCGATGTGCATTATGCCGCCCTTGCCTTACCCGCGTCCCGAACGATACTCACCATTCACGATTGCTTTCTGCTGGAGCACAACCGGCATCGTCCGCTTCGCTATGCCGTTTTCTGGCTGCTCTGGTACTACTTACCCATTCGTCGGGCCGGGGTTGTAACTGCCGTGTCGGAAAAAACCAGGCAGGAGCTGATACACTACGTAGGCCGTGTTGCCCGGCATGTACAGGTCATTCCCAATGGCTATGATCCGGTGTTCAAACATAGCGAGAAACCCTTTTGCCATACCCGGCCCACTCTGCTACAGATTGGTACCGCAGCCCATAAAAATGTAACCCGTTTAGTAAAGGCAATTGAGGGAATCTGTTGTACCCTTATTCTGGTCGGCCCGCTATCTTCCGACCTGCTGAGTGAACTCGACAAGCGCGGCATCACGTACCGGAACTATGTCGATCTGAGCCGGGCTGACATCATTCAACTATATGCGAATTGTGACATTGTCACCTTTGTCTCGACTTACGAAGGATTTGGTCTGCCCATTCTTGAGGCCAATGCCGTTGGGCGGGTGGTTCTTACATCCGATAGGTCGCCCATGCGGGAGGTAGCTGCCGACGCGGCTCACCTGGTTAATCCAACGGATACCGACGCCATTCGCCAGGGTGTTTTACGGCTCATCCGGGACGACCGTTACCGCCAGCGTCTATTAGACAATGGTCGGCAAAACGCCCGGCGATTTACTACCGCCCTAGCCGTTCAGCGCTATCGGGAAGTATATAATGACGTCAGTTTCGCACACGGGTCAACGCCTTCGTTCTCATGA